A window from Mesorhizobium sp. WSM2240 encodes these proteins:
- a CDS encoding efflux RND transporter periplasmic adaptor subunit: MIKRLIIAFVLLVLICGGVIGFNIFRDRAIEQYFANAPVAPVAVSTSVVEPMKWTPGIEAIGTVGAARGVDLTVETTGIIRDILFSANQRVDQGEVLIQLDDAVQRADLAAGLTQAALDKTAYDRALELQRRGVGTDVNVEAAKAAADASASQVAKFQAVLDQKQLTAPFAGTMGIPRVDDGQYIAPGTIVATLQDLDTMRVDFSIPEQQLDLVEIGQTVRLGTNSADMKFSGSIIGIEPKVDPVSRLVSIRAEVVNPEGQLSPGQFVQVRVQLPEEDGVLALPQTSVVSSLYGDYVFVVRPAENKAGAAEAAQPAQESAAPAANQQNAEPALVVDQVFVTTGRTSQGLVEVLKGVKAGDQIVTAGQNRLSNGTPVRVDNTVNPANITAAK; this comes from the coding sequence ATGATCAAGCGCCTCATCATCGCCTTCGTCCTGCTCGTGCTGATCTGCGGCGGCGTCATCGGCTTCAATATCTTCCGCGACCGGGCCATCGAGCAGTATTTCGCCAACGCGCCGGTCGCGCCGGTCGCCGTGTCGACATCGGTCGTCGAGCCGATGAAGTGGACGCCCGGCATCGAAGCCATCGGGACCGTGGGCGCTGCGCGCGGCGTCGACCTGACGGTGGAGACGACCGGGATCATCAGGGACATATTGTTTTCCGCCAATCAGCGTGTCGACCAGGGCGAGGTTCTGATCCAGCTCGACGACGCGGTACAGCGCGCCGACCTCGCCGCCGGCTTGACGCAGGCAGCTCTCGACAAGACCGCCTACGATCGCGCGCTCGAACTGCAACGGCGTGGCGTCGGAACCGATGTGAACGTGGAAGCGGCGAAGGCCGCGGCAGACGCCTCCGCATCCCAGGTCGCCAAGTTTCAGGCCGTCCTCGACCAGAAGCAGCTGACGGCGCCGTTTGCCGGCACGATGGGCATTCCCCGCGTCGATGACGGCCAATATATCGCGCCCGGCACGATCGTCGCCACGCTGCAGGATCTCGACACGATGCGCGTCGATTTCTCGATTCCCGAGCAGCAGCTCGACCTGGTCGAGATCGGGCAGACGGTACGGCTCGGCACCAACTCCGCCGATATGAAATTCAGCGGCTCGATCATCGGCATCGAGCCCAAGGTCGATCCGGTGTCGCGGCTGGTCTCCATCCGGGCGGAGGTCGTAAATCCCGAAGGCCAGCTCAGCCCGGGTCAGTTCGTTCAGGTGCGCGTGCAACTGCCCGAGGAGGACGGCGTGCTCGCATTGCCGCAGACCTCTGTCGTCTCCAGCCTCTACGGCGATTATGTCTTTGTCGTGCGGCCGGCGGAAAACAAGGCCGGCGCAGCTGAGGCCGCTCAGCCGGCGCAGGAAAGCGCGGCGCCGGCCGCCAATCAGCAGAACGCGGAACCTGCCCTCGTAGTCGACCAGGTCTTCGTCACCACCGGCCGCACATCCCAGGGACTGGTCGAGGTTCTGAAGGGCGTCAAGGCCGGCGACCAGATCGTCACCGCCGGGCAGAACCGGCTGTCCAACGGCACGCCGGTCAGGGTCGACAACACCGTCAATCCGGCAAACATAACGGCCGCAAAATGA
- a CDS encoding TetR/AcrR family transcriptional regulator — translation MREKILSAAATLARDVGPGNLSLDAVAERAGVSKGGLLYHFPSKSRLLEALVEQHLGEFDAALNEKEKAYGGGQNSLAVAYLDLFVAEQALPPPTGVLAAMAANPELLVPVGRFKRQLLDRLKANAKDESSALAVFLALEGMRSLRLFETDIVTPMERDAVLSLLAEILAADPE, via the coding sequence ATGCGCGAGAAAATACTGTCGGCGGCGGCTACTTTGGCGCGCGATGTCGGCCCGGGAAACCTGTCGCTCGACGCTGTCGCAGAGCGGGCAGGGGTGTCGAAAGGCGGGCTGCTTTATCATTTCCCGTCGAAGTCGAGGCTTCTCGAAGCGCTGGTCGAGCAGCATCTGGGCGAATTCGACGCTGCCTTGAACGAGAAGGAAAAGGCATATGGCGGCGGACAGAACAGTCTCGCCGTCGCTTATCTCGACCTGTTCGTCGCTGAGCAAGCCTTACCCCCGCCGACCGGGGTCCTTGCGGCCATGGCCGCAAATCCGGAGCTTCTGGTGCCCGTGGGCCGCTTCAAGCGTCAACTGCTCGATCGGCTGAAAGCCAACGCAAAGGATGAAAGCAGCGCGCTTGCCGTATTCCTTGCCCTCGAAGGCATGCGCAGCCTACGCCTGTTCGAGACGGACATCGTCACGCCGATGGAGCGGGACGCGGTCCTGTCGCTTCTGGCGGAGATACTGGCTGCGGATCCAGAATAG
- a CDS encoding site-specific integrase: MKLDEDNRLWKDGISFTSFSSQTVDYALSKLSKVEAFSISDLFSLYRDILWDDGNHKYNVSSFLGELDEILLGERFSVLDQDTVDGLIGKLRERGNSNATINRKMAALSKLLRKAYKMGNIHNLPEFRRQKERAGRIRFLERDEEDRLFSAVKARCENSYRLCIFLVDTGCRLGEAIGLIWNDVHDHRVSFWITKSGRSRTVPLTARARESLVIGGIRAKGPFSMLNQPNFRAIWNDAKAEIGLGTDMQVVPHILRHTCASRLVQGGIDIRRVQMWLGHQTLQMTMRYAHLATNDLDSCVGVLERRIA; the protein is encoded by the coding sequence ATGAAACTTGACGAAGACAATAGGCTATGGAAAGATGGTATATCCTTCACTTCCTTCAGCTCGCAAACAGTCGACTATGCACTTTCCAAGCTTAGCAAAGTCGAAGCTTTCAGCATATCCGACCTTTTTTCCCTCTATAGAGACATTTTGTGGGACGACGGAAACCACAAATACAATGTCAGTTCCTTCCTTGGTGAACTAGACGAGATACTGCTCGGTGAACGCTTCAGTGTTCTTGACCAGGATACCGTCGACGGCCTGATTGGAAAATTGCGCGAACGCGGCAACAGCAACGCAACCATCAATCGCAAGATGGCGGCGCTCAGCAAATTGCTGCGCAAGGCATATAAAATGGGAAATATCCACAACCTTCCGGAGTTTCGGCGGCAAAAAGAGCGAGCCGGACGAATTCGGTTTCTGGAGCGGGATGAAGAGGACCGCCTGTTCTCGGCCGTGAAAGCCAGGTGCGAGAATAGCTACCGGCTCTGCATCTTCCTGGTTGACACCGGTTGCCGCCTGGGCGAGGCGATCGGGCTCATCTGGAACGATGTGCACGATCACCGCGTCTCCTTCTGGATAACGAAGTCGGGGCGCAGCCGAACCGTTCCGCTCACGGCCCGGGCGCGGGAATCGCTGGTCATTGGAGGCATTCGCGCGAAGGGGCCGTTCTCGATGCTGAACCAGCCCAATTTCCGGGCAATCTGGAACGACGCCAAAGCGGAAATCGGCTTGGGGACGGATATGCAGGTGGTTCCGCATATCTTGCGCCACACCTGCGCTTCCCGCCTCGTCCAAGGCGGCATCGACATTAGGCGGGTCCAGATGTGGCTTGGCCATCAAACCCTTCAGATGACCATGCGCTATGCGCATCTTGCAACCAACGACCTCGATTCCTGCGTCGGCGTCCTCGAACGCAGGATCGCCTAG
- a CDS encoding porin, with the protein MNIKSLLLGSAAALVAVSGARAADAVVIAEPEPMEYVRVCDVYGTGFFYIPGTETCLRVGGYIRYDIGVGALGHQDVFDKKELSEGNLETNDTYYKRARFQLRVDSRSETELGTLRTYAAINFHYDTKVVGVDVDGDDINDGVVTTTGDNVGIEHAYIELGGFRIGKTDSLFSTFTGYAGGVINDDIIGYGPFGTHQIAYTFTGGNGFSAAVALEEGAGELYALDDYVPHVVGGLAWTQGWGGVSAVAAYDAVWEEWAAKVRLDVNATEQLSLFIMAGFSSTDDESLDELFNYYGNWGGDWAVWGGGTFTVSEKAKINVQLSYHELENFAAVANVNYTLVPGLVITPEIVYVDNFDDDIDDDSDEIGGFLRFQRTF; encoded by the coding sequence ATGAACATCAAGAGCCTTCTTCTCGGCTCAGCTGCGGCTCTCGTCGCAGTTTCCGGCGCACGCGCGGCCGATGCGGTCGTGATCGCTGAACCGGAGCCCATGGAATATGTGCGCGTCTGTGACGTGTACGGTACGGGCTTCTTCTACATCCCCGGCACCGAGACCTGCCTGCGCGTCGGCGGCTACATCCGCTACGACATCGGCGTCGGCGCCCTCGGCCACCAGGACGTCTTCGACAAGAAAGAGCTGTCGGAGGGCAATCTTGAAACCAACGATACTTACTACAAGCGCGCCCGCTTCCAGCTGCGTGTCGACAGCCGTTCGGAAACCGAGCTCGGCACACTGCGCACCTACGCCGCCATCAACTTCCACTACGACACGAAAGTTGTAGGAGTTGACGTTGACGGTGACGACATTAACGACGGCGTCGTCACCACCACCGGCGACAATGTCGGCATCGAGCACGCCTACATCGAACTCGGCGGCTTCCGCATCGGCAAGACCGACTCGCTGTTCTCGACCTTCACCGGCTATGCCGGCGGCGTGATCAACGACGACATCATCGGTTACGGCCCGTTCGGCACGCACCAGATCGCCTACACCTTCACCGGCGGCAACGGCTTCTCGGCCGCGGTCGCCCTCGAAGAAGGCGCTGGTGAACTCTATGCGCTGGACGACTATGTTCCGCATGTCGTCGGCGGCCTAGCCTGGACGCAGGGCTGGGGCGGCGTCTCGGCCGTTGCTGCCTACGACGCGGTCTGGGAAGAATGGGCCGCCAAGGTTCGCCTGGACGTGAACGCCACCGAACAGCTTTCGCTGTTCATCATGGCTGGTTTTTCATCCACGGACGACGAGTCGCTTGATGAGTTGTTCAACTACTACGGCAACTGGGGCGGCGACTGGGCTGTCTGGGGCGGTGGTACCTTCACCGTCTCGGAAAAGGCCAAGATCAACGTTCAGCTGTCTTATCATGAGTTGGAGAACTTCGCTGCCGTTGCGAACGTGAACTACACGCTCGTTCCGGGCCTCGTGATCACGCCTGAAATCGTCTATGTCGACAACTTCGACGACGACATCGACGACGATAGCGACGAGATCGGCGGCTTCCTCCGCTTCCAGCGCACGTTCTAA